The Streptomyces laurentii genome contains a region encoding:
- a CDS encoding B3 domain-containing protein (identified by MetaGeneAnnotator; putative;~sequence version:1) codes for MFPSTRAIDTYVITWVPAAGSAGRVHAVSGPSMVAALPGGRHLSTVRGMSPGHGADGTAGAGEAAWAAG; via the coding sequence GTGTTCCCCAGTACGCGAGCCATCGACACATACGTGATCACCTGGGTCCCTGCTGCCGGATCCGCGGGCCGCGTGCACGCCGTCTCCGGCCCCTCCATGGTGGCCGCCCTCCCCGGGGGGCGCCACCTCAGCACTGTCCGGGGGATGTCCCCTGGTCATGGGGCGGACGGGACGGCCGGGGCGGGCGAGGCCGCCTGGGCGGCCGGGTGA
- a CDS encoding thiolase (Thiolase domain associated with sterol carrier protein (SCP)-x isoform and related proteins; SCP-2 has multiple roles in intracellular lipid circulation and metabolism. The N-terminal presequence in the SCP-x isoform represents a peroxisomal...; cd00829;~identified by MetaGeneAnnotator; putative;~thiolase [Mycobacterium avium104];~thiolase; Provisional) yields MPSSSSLDRHHPRHGRRVAAVGVALADCGRVDGPTPYALHAQAARRALADSGLDRSVIDGLASAGLGTLAPVEVAEYLGLRPRWTDSTSVGGATWEVMAAHAADAIAAGHADAVLLVYGSTARADVRARRRTGNLSFGARGPLQYEVPYGHSLIAKYAMAARRHMHEYGTTLDQLAEVAVQARANAALNPEAMYRDPLTIDDVLGGPMIADPFTKLHCCVRSDGGCAVLLAAEEYVPDTAKAPVWILGTGEYASHAAMSQWEDFTRSPAAVSGELAFKRAGVTPADIELAAIYDAFTYMTLVTLEDLGFCAKGEGGPYFADKDRRLPVNTDGGGLSACHPGMRGLFLLVEAVRQLRGEAPGLQVRRPDGSLPELAVASGTGGWFCSSGTVVLGRG; encoded by the coding sequence ATGCCTTCCAGCAGCTCCCTGGACCGCCACCACCCCCGCCACGGCCGCCGCGTCGCCGCCGTCGGCGTGGCCCTGGCCGACTGCGGCCGGGTCGACGGGCCCACCCCCTACGCCCTGCACGCCCAGGCCGCCCGCCGCGCCCTCGCCGACAGCGGCCTCGACCGCTCGGTGATCGACGGCCTCGCCTCCGCGGGCCTCGGCACCCTCGCCCCGGTCGAGGTGGCCGAATACCTGGGCCTGCGCCCCCGCTGGACCGACTCCACCAGCGTCGGCGGCGCCACCTGGGAGGTCATGGCCGCGCACGCCGCCGACGCCATCGCCGCCGGCCACGCCGACGCGGTCCTCCTCGTCTACGGCTCCACCGCCCGCGCCGACGTCCGGGCCCGCCGCCGCACCGGCAACCTCTCCTTCGGCGCACGCGGCCCGCTCCAGTACGAAGTGCCGTACGGACACAGCCTGATCGCCAAGTACGCGATGGCCGCCCGCCGCCACATGCACGAGTACGGCACCACCCTCGACCAGCTCGCCGAGGTCGCCGTCCAGGCCCGCGCGAACGCGGCCCTCAACCCCGAGGCGATGTACCGCGACCCGCTCACGATCGACGACGTCCTCGGCGGCCCGATGATCGCCGATCCCTTCACCAAGCTGCACTGCTGCGTCCGCAGCGACGGCGGCTGCGCGGTCCTGCTGGCCGCCGAGGAATACGTACCGGACACCGCGAAGGCGCCCGTGTGGATCCTCGGCACCGGCGAGTACGCCTCGCACGCCGCCATGTCGCAGTGGGAGGACTTCACCCGCTCCCCCGCCGCCGTCAGCGGCGAACTCGCCTTCAAGCGGGCCGGCGTCACCCCCGCCGACATCGAACTCGCAGCGATCTACGACGCGTTCACCTACATGACCCTGGTGACCCTGGAGGACCTCGGCTTCTGCGCGAAGGGCGAGGGCGGCCCTTACTTCGCCGACAAGGACCGGCGGCTGCCGGTGAACACCGACGGCGGCGGGCTCTCCGCCTGCCACCCCGGGATGCGCGGCCTGTTCCTGCTCGTCGAGGCGGTCCGCCAGCTGCGCGGCGAGGCCCCCGGACTCCAGGTGCGGCGGCCGGACGGCTCGCTCCCTGAGCTGGCGGTGGCCTCCGGCACGGGCGGCTGGTTCTGTTCGTCCGGGACGGTCGTCCTGGGCCGCGGCTGA
- a CDS encoding membrane protein (Protein of unknown function (DUF4229); pfam14012;~identified by MetaGeneAnnotator; putative;~membrane protein [Streptomyces griseoflavus Tu4000]), with protein MLRYTLMRLGIFAGSFLVLWGLVYARVLPRGLGDSNMLWVLVLSVVVSAPLSFVLLRKQRDEMSVEIVQKVDRAKGRFEANRSAEDAA; from the coding sequence ATGCTCCGCTACACCCTGATGCGCCTCGGCATCTTCGCCGGCAGCTTCCTCGTGCTGTGGGGCCTGGTCTACGCGCGAGTGCTGCCGCGTGGTCTCGGCGACTCCAACATGCTGTGGGTCCTCGTGCTCTCGGTGGTCGTCTCCGCGCCGCTCAGCTTCGTGCTGCTGCGCAAGCAGCGCGACGAGATGAGCGTCGAGATCGTGCAGAAGGTCGACCGGGCGAAGGGCCGCTTCGAGGCGAACCGTTCCGCCGAGGACGCGGCGTAA
- a CDS encoding hydrolase (identified by MetaGeneAnnotator; putative;~sequence version:1) has product MAAHVQGTPSWVEAQLPDIEAGRRFYGGLFGWSFDTDRHEALLGGRRVAGIIPKRDGRMPTTWTLYLAATDAGTVAARIKAAGGRMVMEPYPVGPFGIRALASDPGGAVFGVRQAGDENGFAVTGEPGTFCWVEVHTREPDAVDTFYAAVFGWLGHPQGVVPPTPTPTPTPTPSQAQAQAAAQAPSPSPSPVTEYRLWSPPGTRSPGADTAFGGRAVMPAAVPAAFPGHLLVHFAARDCDETCDAATRLGARVVLAPRDTPHGRTAVLDDDQGARFAILTRPPRRPRPPRPSRPPHDQGTSPGQC; this is encoded by the coding sequence ATGGCCGCACACGTACAGGGCACCCCGAGCTGGGTGGAGGCACAGCTGCCCGACATCGAGGCCGGCAGGCGCTTCTACGGCGGGCTCTTCGGCTGGAGCTTCGACACCGACCGCCACGAGGCCCTGCTGGGCGGCCGCCGCGTCGCCGGGATCATCCCGAAGCGGGACGGCCGGATGCCCACCACCTGGACCCTCTACCTGGCCGCGACCGACGCCGGTACGGTCGCCGCGCGCATCAAGGCGGCCGGCGGGCGGATGGTGATGGAGCCGTACCCCGTCGGGCCGTTCGGCATCCGCGCCCTCGCCTCCGACCCCGGCGGCGCCGTCTTCGGCGTACGACAGGCGGGCGACGAGAACGGGTTCGCCGTCACCGGCGAGCCCGGCACCTTCTGCTGGGTGGAGGTCCACACCCGGGAGCCCGACGCGGTCGACACCTTCTACGCCGCCGTCTTCGGCTGGCTCGGGCATCCCCAGGGCGTCGTCCCGCCGACGCCGACGCCGACGCCGACGCCGACGCCGTCCCAGGCCCAGGCCCAGGCCGCGGCCCAGGCCCCGTCCCCGTCCCCGTCCCCTGTGACGGAGTACCGGCTGTGGTCCCCGCCCGGCACCCGCAGCCCCGGCGCCGACACGGCCTTCGGCGGCCGGGCCGTGATGCCCGCCGCCGTACCCGCCGCGTTCCCCGGGCACCTGCTCGTCCACTTCGCCGCCCGCGACTGCGACGAGACCTGCGACGCCGCCACCCGCCTCGGCGCCCGCGTCGTCCTCGCGCCCCGCGACACGCCCCACGGCCGTACCGCCGTCCTCGACGACGACCAGGGCGCCCGCTTCGCGATCCTCACCCGGCCGCCCAGGCGGCCTCGCCCGCCCCGGCCGTCCCGTCCGCCCCATGACCAGGGGACATCCCCCGGACAGTGCTGA
- a CDS encoding pyridoxamine 5-phosphate oxidase (Pyridoxamine 5'-phosphate oxidase; pfam01243;~Pyridoxamine 5-phosphate oxidase [Streptomyces venezuelae ATCC10712];~Pyridoxine 5'-phosphate oxidase C-terminal dimerisation region; pfam10590;~identified by MetaGeneAnnotator; putative;~pyridoxamine 5'-phosphate oxidase; Provisional) — translation MDAMDDERRFHEALRTLRVWDTEHTELPGFDPADVPEEPVALFHTWFTGAVASGAVEPHTLSLATVDTAGRPDVRTVMLHGVDARGWHFASHAGSAKGRQLADRPEAALGFYWPTQGRQVRVRGPVTTGTRDDAYADLHARTPGALASALVGHQSEILSSLDALAGASAAAWDRALSEPEAHAESWTLYRVLPTEVEFFQGDERRRHVRLRYRRTDGADRAADTWTRELLWP, via the coding sequence ATGGACGCCATGGACGACGAACGGCGATTTCACGAGGCCCTGCGGACCCTGCGGGTCTGGGACACCGAGCACACCGAGCTGCCCGGGTTCGACCCGGCGGACGTACCGGAGGAGCCGGTCGCGCTCTTCCACACCTGGTTCACCGGTGCGGTCGCGTCCGGGGCCGTCGAACCGCACACCCTGTCCCTGGCCACCGTCGACACGGCCGGCCGGCCCGACGTCCGTACGGTCATGCTGCACGGCGTCGACGCCCGCGGCTGGCACTTCGCCTCGCACGCGGGCAGCGCCAAGGGCCGCCAGCTCGCCGACCGCCCCGAGGCCGCGCTCGGCTTCTACTGGCCCACACAGGGCCGCCAGGTACGGGTGCGGGGCCCGGTGACGACCGGGACGCGCGACGACGCGTACGCCGACCTGCACGCCCGTACCCCCGGCGCCCTCGCCTCCGCCCTCGTCGGCCACCAGAGCGAGATCCTCTCCTCCCTCGACGCCCTCGCCGGCGCGAGCGCCGCCGCCTGGGACCGCGCGCTGAGCGAGCCCGAGGCGCACGCGGAGAGCTGGACGCTGTACCGGGTCCTGCCGACGGAGGTGGAGTTCTTCCAGGGCGACGAGCGGCGCCGCCACGTCCGCCTCCGCTACCGCCGCACCGACGGCGCCGACCGCGCCGCGGACACCTGGACCCGCGAACTCCTCTGGCCCTGA
- a CDS encoding tetR-family transcriptional regulator (Helix-turn-helix domains; cl00088;~TetR-family transcriptional regulator [Streptomyces albus J1074];~Transcriptional regulator [Transcription]; COG1309;~identified by MetaGeneAnnotator; putative): MTGQVRTVDGRVAGRRGQATRQKLLDCLGEMLSSSPYRDVKVIDVARKAGTSPATFYQYFPDVEGAVLEIAEEMAKEGAGLTELVSGRSWVGKAGWQTSEDLVEGFLDFWRKNDAILRVVDLGAAEGDKRFYKIRMKILNSVTNSLTDAVKELQAKNKVDKDVSPAAMAGSLVAMLAAVAGHQKGFTSWGVRQAELKPNLALLVHLGITGKKPTK, translated from the coding sequence ATGACAGGACAAGTACGCACCGTCGACGGCCGCGTGGCCGGACGACGCGGCCAGGCGACGCGGCAGAAGCTGCTGGACTGCCTCGGCGAGATGCTCAGCTCCTCGCCCTACCGGGACGTCAAGGTCATCGACGTGGCCCGCAAGGCGGGTACCTCACCCGCGACGTTCTATCAGTACTTCCCCGACGTCGAGGGCGCCGTCCTCGAAATCGCGGAGGAAATGGCCAAGGAAGGCGCAGGATTGACCGAACTGGTCTCCGGCCGCTCCTGGGTCGGCAAGGCCGGCTGGCAGACCTCCGAGGATCTCGTCGAGGGATTCCTGGACTTCTGGCGCAAGAACGACGCGATCCTGCGGGTGGTGGACCTCGGGGCCGCGGAGGGCGACAAGCGCTTCTACAAGATCCGCATGAAGATCCTGAACTCGGTCACCAACTCCCTCACGGACGCCGTGAAGGAGCTCCAGGCCAAGAACAAGGTCGACAAGGACGTCAGCCCCGCGGCGATGGCGGGCTCGCTGGTCGCGATGCTGGCCGCGGTCGCCGGCCACCAGAAGGGCTTCACGTCCTGGGGCGTGAGGCAGGCCGAACTCAAGCCGAACCTGGCCCTGCTGGTGCACCTGGGCATCACGGGCAAGAAGCCGACGAAGTAG
- a CDS encoding hypothetical protein (DUF385 domain containing protein [Streptomyces fulvissimus DSM40593];~Domain of unknown function (DUF385); cl04387;~UniProt-pubmed:11572948; UniProt-pubmed:20624727; UniProt-pubmed:21463507; UniProt-pubmed:18375553; UniProt-pubmed:20581206; UniProt-pubmed:20064060;~identified by MetaGeneAnnotator; putative): MPFGVRVMRKVSSTRAFARVAPHVVPAMDRAVHRLSRGKVLLSARMLPGVVLTARGAKSGLPRVTPLACMPEPAGTWLLVGSNFGRPGHPAWTGNLLAHPDAEISWRGESFAVSARMLTGEERAEAWRAALVFWPPYATYQARIEREIRLFRLTRTPPAA; the protein is encoded by the coding sequence GTGCCGTTCGGGGTACGGGTGATGCGGAAGGTCTCGTCCACGCGCGCGTTCGCCCGGGTCGCGCCGCACGTCGTGCCCGCCATGGACCGCGCCGTCCACCGGCTTTCCCGCGGAAAGGTGTTGCTGAGCGCGCGCATGCTGCCGGGGGTCGTGCTGACCGCGCGCGGCGCGAAGAGCGGGCTGCCGCGGGTGACGCCACTCGCGTGCATGCCGGAACCGGCCGGGACCTGGCTGCTCGTGGGCTCCAACTTCGGTCGCCCCGGGCATCCGGCCTGGACCGGGAATCTGCTGGCGCATCCGGACGCCGAGATCAGCTGGCGCGGGGAGAGCTTCGCCGTGAGCGCGCGGATGCTGACGGGGGAGGAGCGGGCCGAGGCGTGGCGGGCGGCGCTGGTGTTCTGGCCGCCGTACGCGACGTATCAGGCCCGGATCGAGCGGGAGATCCGGCTGTTCCGGCTGACCCGGACCCCGCCGGCGGCGTAG
- a CDS encoding glutamine amidotransferase (Glutamine amidotransferases class-II (Gn-AT)_YafJ-type. YafJ isa glutamine amidotransferase-like protein of unknown function foundin prokaryotes, eukaryotes and archaea. YafJ has aconserved structural fold similarto those of other class II...; cd01908;~TIGR03442 family protein;~glutamine amidotransferase [Streptomyces sp. C];~identified by MetaGeneAnnotator; putative;~putative active site [active];~putative dimer interface [polypeptide binding]), which yields MCRWLAYWGTPVLLDTILYQPANSLIDQSLHSKLGVETTNGDGFGVGWYSEENRTPALLRDIGPAWNNRNLRELADHVRSPLFFAHIRASTGTAVQQSNCHPFRHGRWMFMHNGAIAGFPLMRRELTMLVDPELYPEMEGTTDSEVLFYLALTYGLDRDPPAAVAETAGVVERIGREHGVEFPLQMTIALTDGERVWAFRYSTAQASRSLFYSSRVEALRKLHPDIGFLAHISDETRLIVSEPLSDLPDAWNEVPENSYGVVQPGEDELHRFTPVAA from the coding sequence ATGTGTCGATGGCTCGCGTACTGGGGAACACCCGTGCTCCTCGATACGATCCTGTACCAGCCGGCCAACTCCCTGATCGACCAGAGCCTGCACTCCAAGCTCGGCGTCGAGACCACCAACGGCGACGGGTTCGGCGTCGGCTGGTACTCGGAGGAGAACCGCACCCCGGCGCTGCTCAGGGACATCGGCCCCGCCTGGAACAACCGCAATCTGCGGGAGCTGGCGGACCACGTCCGGTCGCCGCTGTTCTTCGCCCACATCCGGGCGTCGACGGGCACGGCCGTCCAGCAGTCGAACTGTCATCCCTTCCGGCACGGCCGGTGGATGTTCATGCACAACGGCGCGATCGCCGGATTCCCCCTCATGCGCCGCGAGCTCACCATGCTCGTCGACCCCGAGCTCTACCCGGAGATGGAGGGCACGACGGACTCCGAGGTGCTGTTCTACCTGGCCCTCACCTACGGGCTCGACCGGGACCCGCCCGCCGCCGTCGCCGAGACGGCGGGCGTCGTGGAACGGATCGGGCGCGAGCACGGAGTGGAGTTCCCGCTCCAGATGACGATCGCCCTCACCGACGGCGAGCGCGTCTGGGCCTTCCGCTACTCCACCGCGCAGGCGTCCCGCTCGCTCTTCTACAGCAGCCGGGTGGAGGCGCTGCGCAAGCTGCACCCCGACATCGGCTTCCTGGCGCACATCTCCGACGAGACCCGCCTCATCGTCTCCGAGCCGCTCAGCGACCTGCCCGACGCCTGGAACGAGGTGCCGGAGAACAGCTACGGCGTGGTCCAGCCCGGGGAGGACGAACTGCATCGGTTCACCCCCGTAGCGGCCTGA
- a CDS encoding hypothetical protein (identified by MetaGeneAnnotator; putative;~sequence version:1) produces the protein MSWLRASQPNRTPSTRPATIWAQNGILGMRDFATGACEGADEDADTDTLHWCVSGKYGDGGAAFARSSREAAA, from the coding sequence ATGTCCTGGCTGCGGGCGAGCCAGCCGAACAGGACACCGAGCACGAGACCGGCGACGATCTGGGCCCAGAACGGGATCTTGGGTATGCGGGACTTCGCCACCGGCGCCTGCGAGGGCGCGGACGAGGACGCGGACACGGACACACTCCACTGGTGCGTATCGGGGAAATACGGGGACGGGGGTGCGGCATTCGCGCGCTCGTCGCGCGAAGCCGCTGCATGA
- a CDS encoding acyl-CoA dehydrogenase (Acyl-CoA dehydrogenases [Lipid metabolism]; COG1960;~acyl-CoA dehydrogenase [Streptomyces venezuelae ATCC10712];~identified by MetaGeneAnnotator; putative), translated as MLGDEEADVLGALAATGRAAAVALAAEAVGAARGALDRTVEHATTREQFGRPIGSFQAVKHRLADLLVEIESARSLTRYAAAETPGEGVAAGLALAQALDAQRAAAAETIQLHGGIGITWEHDAHLYFKRAAADELLFGPASRLRARAAERDGLLGGAR; from the coding sequence TTGCTGGGCGACGAAGAGGCGGACGTACTGGGGGCGTTGGCCGCGACCGGCCGGGCCGCCGCCGTCGCGCTCGCCGCCGAGGCGGTCGGGGCCGCGCGCGGCGCGCTCGACCGTACCGTCGAACACGCCACCACTCGCGAACAGTTCGGCCGCCCCATCGGCTCCTTCCAGGCCGTGAAGCACCGGCTCGCGGACCTGCTCGTCGAGATCGAGTCGGCCCGTTCCCTGACGCGATACGCCGCCGCCGAGACGCCGGGGGAGGGGGTGGCCGCCGGGCTCGCGCTCGCCCAGGCGCTCGACGCCCAGCGCGCGGCGGCCGCCGAGACGATCCAGTTGCACGGTGGCATCGGCATCACCTGGGAGCACGACGCCCACCTCTACTTCAAGCGGGCCGCCGCCGACGAACTGCTCTTCGGCCCCGCCTCCCGGCTGCGCGCCCGCGCCGCCGAACGCGACGGACTGCTGGGAGGTGCGCGATGA
- a CDS encoding hypothetical protein (Na+/H+-dicarboxylate symporters [Energy production and conversion]; COG1301;~Proton or glutamate symport protein / Sodium or glutamate symport protein [Streptomyces venezuelae ATCC10712];~Sodium:dicarboxylate symporter family; pfam00375;~identified by MetaGeneAnnotator; putative): MAKSRIPKIPFWAQIVAGLVLGVLFGWLARSQDIGWLQQTLTQVGGIFIQLLKLAVAPLVFFAILVSISNLRKVNNAARLAAQTLIWFMITSLIAVVIGLAIGLLTNPGAGTGLTPKDGKLPEHQGSWIDFLTGIVPSDVITPFTELNVLQIVFMAAVAGIAALKLGPKAQPILTLSESVLELLQKALWWVIRLAPIGTAGLIGRAIVDYGWDLIGKYATFTADIYIGCALVLFGVYPLLLATVAKLNPLQFFKGAWPAIQLAFVSRSSVGTMPVTQRVTERLGVPKEYASFSVPFGATTKMDGCAAIYPALSAIFIAQIFDVQLGIRDYLLIAFVSVIGSAATAGLTGATVMLTLTLSTLGLPLEGVGLLMAIDPILDMVRTATNVAGQSLIPVIVAAREKILDHTAYDSASGSPIDELVDADADADADADADQKVAVPAAA; the protein is encoded by the coding sequence GTGGCGAAGTCCCGCATACCCAAGATCCCGTTCTGGGCCCAGATCGTCGCCGGTCTCGTGCTCGGTGTCCTGTTCGGCTGGCTCGCCCGCAGCCAGGACATCGGCTGGCTCCAGCAGACCCTGACCCAGGTCGGCGGCATCTTCATCCAGCTGCTCAAGCTGGCCGTCGCCCCGCTCGTCTTCTTCGCGATCCTGGTCTCGATCAGCAACCTGCGCAAGGTCAACAACGCGGCCCGGCTGGCCGCCCAGACCCTGATCTGGTTCATGATCACCTCGCTGATCGCGGTCGTCATCGGCCTCGCCATCGGCCTGCTCACCAACCCGGGTGCCGGCACCGGCCTCACGCCGAAGGACGGCAAGCTCCCGGAGCACCAGGGCAGCTGGATCGACTTCCTGACGGGCATCGTCCCGAGCGACGTCATCACGCCGTTCACCGAGCTGAACGTCCTGCAGATCGTCTTCATGGCCGCCGTCGCCGGTATCGCCGCGCTGAAGCTCGGCCCGAAGGCGCAGCCGATCCTCACCCTCTCCGAGTCGGTCCTGGAGCTGCTCCAGAAGGCCCTGTGGTGGGTCATCCGCCTCGCCCCGATCGGCACCGCCGGCCTCATCGGCCGCGCCATCGTCGACTACGGCTGGGACCTGATCGGCAAGTACGCCACCTTCACCGCCGACATCTACATCGGCTGCGCGCTCGTCCTCTTCGGCGTCTACCCGCTGCTGCTCGCGACCGTCGCCAAGCTGAACCCGCTGCAGTTCTTCAAGGGCGCCTGGCCCGCCATCCAGCTGGCCTTCGTCTCCCGCTCCTCCGTCGGCACCATGCCGGTCACCCAGCGGGTCACCGAGCGCCTCGGCGTCCCGAAGGAGTACGCGTCCTTCTCGGTGCCGTTCGGCGCCACGACGAAGATGGACGGCTGCGCCGCGATCTACCCGGCGCTCTCCGCGATCTTCATCGCGCAGATCTTCGACGTCCAGCTCGGCATCCGTGACTACCTGCTCATCGCGTTCGTCTCGGTCATCGGCTCGGCGGCCACCGCCGGCCTGACCGGCGCCACGGTCATGCTGACCCTGACGCTGTCGACCCTGGGCCTGCCGCTTGAGGGCGTCGGCCTGCTGATGGCGATCGACCCGATCCTCGACATGGTCCGCACCGCGACGAACGTGGCGGGGCAGTCGCTGATCCCGGTGATCGTCGCGGCTCGCGAGAAGATCCTGGACCACACCGCCTACGACTCGGCCTCGGGCTCCCCGATCGACGAGCTGGTCGACGCCGACGCCGACGCCGACGCCGACGCCGACGCCGACCAGAAGGTCGCGGTCCCGGCCGCCGCCTGA
- a CDS encoding acyl-CoA dehydrogenase (Acyl-CoA dehydrogenase, N-terminal domain; pfam02771;~Acyl-CoA dehydrogenase; cl09933;~Acyl-CoA dehydrogenases [Lipid metabolism]; COG1960;~acyl-CoA dehydrogenase [Streptomyces cattleya NRRL 8057 = DSM46488];~identified by MetaGeneAnnotator; putative), which yields MVGDALAGIEVDVTVTEEQREMRRALRDLLARRAGPAATRAAVATAEGYDTGLWATLAGTLGLPGLTLPERYGGAGCGLAELALACEETGRVLAPSPLLATGVLAAPLIAALGTEQQRAELLPRIAEGSLTCALVLPGDGSPLPLALGLADDNTALPWSGDGRSGGIQATRPDGTHWSLYGEAGHVLDGHSAGLLLVAAHTGGFPRSRTLLFLIRADAAADGGDKGAWSGAARRPWI from the coding sequence GTGGTGGGTGACGCGCTTGCCGGCATCGAAGTCGACGTGACCGTCACCGAGGAGCAGCGGGAGATGCGCCGCGCGCTGCGCGACCTGCTCGCCCGGCGCGCCGGACCGGCCGCGACCCGGGCCGCCGTCGCCACCGCCGAGGGGTACGACACCGGGCTGTGGGCCACCCTCGCCGGCACCCTCGGACTGCCCGGCCTCACCCTGCCCGAGCGGTACGGCGGAGCCGGCTGCGGCCTCGCCGAACTCGCCCTCGCCTGCGAGGAGACCGGCCGCGTCCTCGCCCCCTCCCCGCTCCTCGCGACCGGCGTCCTCGCCGCCCCGCTGATCGCCGCCCTCGGCACCGAACAGCAGCGCGCCGAGCTGCTGCCCCGTATCGCCGAAGGCTCTCTGACCTGCGCACTCGTCCTGCCGGGCGACGGCAGTCCGCTGCCCCTCGCCCTCGGCCTCGCCGACGACAACACCGCCCTGCCCTGGTCCGGCGACGGCCGCTCCGGCGGCATCCAGGCCACCCGGCCCGACGGCACGCACTGGTCGCTGTACGGGGAGGCCGGGCACGTCCTCGACGGGCACAGCGCCGGGCTGCTGCTCGTCGCCGCGCACACCGGCGGCTTCCCGCGCAGCCGCACCCTGCTCTTCCTCATACGGGCCGACGCGGCGGCCGACGGCGGCGACAAGGGGGCCTGGTCCGGCGCCGCGAGGCGACCCTGGATCTGA